One region of Flavobacterium sp. GSB-24 genomic DNA includes:
- a CDS encoding MMPL family transporter — protein MKNAIQVGFWEKLARIILKNRITILVVLSALTIFLGFQWKNLAMTYTEANLLPKDHIANKEYQKFLDKFGEEGNLVVIGFKDPKFFTPKNYAAWNELMTGLKKSKEVDLVVSLNDLKKLEKDTVNEKFVLTPFIDQSKVLDPAYLKSVQYDLFHNLPFYEGLLFNKESGSVRSAIYINKKLVNTAERKTFILENLVPKIDKFEKTTGIDLKVSGMPYIRTINAADMKGEIGLFIGAALFTVSLIFFFFFRSFRATFISICILIVGVIWSFGTLGLFGYKITILTAIIPPLIIVIGITNCIFLINKYQQEIKLHNNQAKALQRVISKIGVSTLMTNLTTAIGFATFMITGNDLLFEFGLVTSINVISVYLLTLFIVPIVYSFMPLPNEKHLYHLTKTYISTLLNVVEDLVRTKRKYVYIIYGLLLVFSVIGVSQMKVSGSLIGEMPKSASFFKDILFYEKEFNGVMPLEIMIDTKKKKGVMKASTIRKMDELQNTISEIPELAKPVSIVNLVKYSKQAFYNGNPEYYQLPTSQEQTFILSYAKNATKNSKENLMKAYVDSTGQYARITTFMKDIGTDEMAKVEKKLNSKIDEIFPKDRYEVTVTGKALVFQKGTSYLVENLIESLIFAILTIAVLILYLFRSFKMVMASVITNVLPLCITSGLMGYLGIPLKPSTILVFSIAFGISVDNAIQFMAKYRHDLLQSNGKVKKSVFSALRETGISTFYTSVVLILGFATFTLSSFSGTIALGGLISCTLAFAMFANLVVLPSLVLTFEKKKTKKEELESLEK, from the coding sequence ATGAAAAACGCGATTCAAGTTGGATTTTGGGAGAAATTGGCCCGAATTATACTTAAGAACAGAATTACAATTCTAGTTGTCCTATCTGCTTTAACGATTTTCCTTGGTTTTCAATGGAAAAACCTAGCTATGACTTATACCGAAGCAAACTTGCTTCCTAAAGATCATATTGCGAATAAAGAATACCAAAAATTCTTGGATAAATTTGGTGAAGAAGGAAACCTTGTCGTTATTGGTTTTAAAGATCCTAAATTCTTTACGCCAAAAAATTATGCGGCGTGGAATGAATTGATGACAGGTTTAAAAAAATCTAAAGAAGTTGATTTGGTCGTTTCCTTAAATGATTTAAAAAAGCTTGAAAAAGATACGGTTAACGAAAAATTTGTTTTAACGCCTTTTATCGATCAAAGCAAAGTTTTAGATCCAGCTTATTTAAAAAGCGTTCAATACGATTTGTTTCATAATTTGCCGTTTTACGAAGGACTTTTGTTTAATAAAGAAAGCGGCAGTGTTCGTTCTGCGATTTACATCAATAAAAAACTGGTAAATACCGCAGAAAGAAAGACTTTTATCCTTGAAAATTTAGTTCCGAAAATCGATAAATTCGAAAAAACAACTGGAATTGATCTTAAGGTTTCAGGAATGCCATACATCAGAACGATCAATGCTGCCGATATGAAAGGCGAAATCGGATTGTTCATCGGTGCGGCTTTATTTACCGTTTCTTTGATTTTCTTTTTCTTTTTCCGTTCGTTTAGAGCGACATTCATTTCAATTTGTATTTTAATCGTTGGTGTAATCTGGTCGTTTGGAACCCTTGGATTATTTGGTTATAAAATCACGATTTTAACTGCGATTATTCCGCCGTTAATTATTGTAATCGGAATTACAAACTGTATTTTCTTGATCAATAAATACCAGCAGGAAATTAAATTACACAATAATCAAGCTAAAGCATTACAGCGTGTTATTTCAAAAATTGGGGTTTCTACTTTAATGACGAATTTAACAACAGCGATTGGTTTTGCTACGTTTATGATTACTGGAAACGATTTACTTTTTGAATTTGGTTTAGTAACTTCAATCAATGTAATATCTGTTTATTTATTGACGCTTTTCATTGTGCCAATTGTATACAGTTTTATGCCATTGCCAAATGAAAAACATTTATACCATTTGACTAAAACCTACATTTCGACTTTGCTGAATGTTGTAGAAGATTTAGTGAGAACAAAACGTAAATACGTTTACATCATTTACGGTTTGCTTTTGGTTTTTAGTGTAATCGGAGTTTCTCAAATGAAGGTTTCAGGAAGTTTAATTGGTGAAATGCCAAAAAGCGCTTCTTTCTTTAAAGATATTTTATTTTACGAAAAAGAGTTTAATGGTGTAATGCCGTTGGAAATTATGATTGACACCAAAAAGAAAAAAGGTGTTATGAAAGCTTCGACTATTCGTAAAATGGACGAATTGCAAAATACAATTTCTGAGATTCCAGAATTGGCAAAACCAGTTTCGATTGTAAATTTGGTTAAATATTCTAAACAGGCTTTCTACAATGGAAATCCTGAATATTATCAACTGCCGACTTCGCAGGAGCAGACTTTTATTTTGAGTTATGCTAAAAATGCAACTAAAAACAGTAAAGAAAATTTAATGAAAGCTTACGTTGATTCGACTGGCCAGTACGCCCGAATCACAACTTTCATGAAGGATATCGGAACGGATGAAATGGCGAAAGTCGAGAAAAAATTAAATTCTAAAATTGATGAAATTTTCCCAAAAGATCGTTACGAAGTTACTGTTACCGGAAAAGCATTGGTTTTCCAAAAAGGAACTTCTTATCTGGTTGAAAACTTAATCGAGTCCTTAATCTTTGCAATTTTAACGATCGCGGTTCTAATTTTATATTTATTCCGTTCGTTCAAAATGGTAATGGCTTCGGTAATTACAAATGTTTTGCCACTTTGTATTACGTCTGGACTAATGGGTTATTTGGGAATTCCGTTAAAGCCGTCTACGATTTTAGTATTTAGTATCGCCTTCGGAATCTCGGTTGATAACGCAATTCAGTTTATGGCGAAGTATCGACATGACTTGCTTCAAAGTAATGGAAAAGTAAAAAAATCGGTTTTTAGTGCTTTAAGAGAAACTGGAATTAGTACTTTCTACACATCTGTAGTTTTAATTCTAGGTTTTGCAACTTTTACCTTATCAAGCTTTAGCGGAACCATTGCTCTTGGAGGATTAATTTCTTGTACGCTGGCTTTTGCGATGTTTGCGAACCTAGTTGTATTGCCTTCGTTGGTTTTAACTTTTGAGAAGAAGAAAACTAAGAAAGAGGAATTGGAGAGTTTGGAGAAGTAA
- the asnS gene encoding asparagine--tRNA ligase produces the protein MRHTKVKDLLNSTTTLQEVNAKGWVRTFRNNQFIALNDGSTINNIQCVVDFENTPEEILKRITTGAAVSVIGTLVESKGAGQKYEIQVSKIEILGDSDAEKFPMQPKKHSLEFLRENAHLRVRTNAFGAIMRVRSVLSYAVHKYFQDKGFVYVNTPIITGADAEGAGEMFQVTSLPLDNLPKNEEGNIDFKKDFFGKHTNLTVSGQLEGETFAMALGQIYTFGPTFRAENSNTSRHLAEFWMIEPEVAFNDLDDNMDLAEDFIQYVIKYALDNCKDDLKFLEGRLLEEEKSKPQAERSEMSLLEKLNFILENNFKRVSYTEAIDILRDSTPNKKKKFSYLINEWGADLQSEHERYLVEKHFKCPVILYDYPANIKAFYMRLNDNTEPGRETVRAMDILFPGIGEIVGGSEREERYDVLVEKMKALNIDEEELYWYLDTRRFGSATHAGFGLGFERLVLFVTGMTNIRDVIPFPRTPGSAEF, from the coding sequence ATGAGACACACAAAGGTTAAAGACTTATTAAACAGTACTACGACGCTTCAGGAGGTTAATGCAAAAGGATGGGTGAGAACTTTTAGAAATAATCAGTTCATCGCGCTTAATGACGGTTCTACCATTAATAATATACAATGTGTTGTTGATTTTGAAAATACACCAGAAGAGATTTTAAAAAGAATCACAACTGGAGCTGCGGTTTCTGTAATTGGAACTTTGGTCGAAAGTAAAGGTGCAGGTCAGAAATACGAAATTCAGGTTTCGAAAATTGAAATCCTTGGAGATTCTGATGCGGAGAAATTCCCAATGCAGCCTAAAAAACACTCTTTGGAGTTTTTACGCGAAAATGCACATTTACGTGTACGTACAAATGCTTTTGGAGCAATTATGCGTGTGCGTTCAGTATTGTCTTATGCAGTTCACAAATATTTTCAGGATAAAGGTTTTGTGTATGTAAATACGCCAATTATTACTGGTGCTGATGCTGAAGGTGCTGGAGAAATGTTTCAGGTAACTTCTCTGCCTTTGGATAATCTTCCAAAAAACGAAGAAGGAAACATTGATTTCAAAAAAGATTTCTTTGGGAAACATACGAACTTAACGGTTTCTGGACAATTAGAAGGTGAAACTTTCGCAATGGCTTTGGGTCAGATTTATACTTTTGGACCAACTTTTAGAGCAGAAAATTCAAACACTTCTCGTCACTTGGCTGAGTTTTGGATGATCGAGCCAGAAGTTGCTTTCAATGATCTTGATGACAACATGGATTTGGCTGAAGATTTTATTCAGTACGTAATCAAATATGCTTTAGACAACTGTAAAGACGATTTGAAATTCTTAGAAGGAAGACTTTTAGAAGAAGAAAAATCAAAACCACAGGCTGAAAGAAGCGAAATGAGTTTGTTGGAAAAACTAAACTTCATTTTAGAAAACAACTTCAAACGTGTTTCTTATACTGAGGCAATTGATATTTTAAGAGATTCAACTCCAAATAAAAAGAAAAAATTCAGCTACTTAATTAACGAATGGGGAGCTGATTTACAATCTGAACACGAGCGTTACTTGGTTGAAAAACACTTTAAATGCCCTGTAATTTTATACGATTACCCAGCAAATATTAAAGCGTTTTACATGCGTTTGAACGACAACACAGAACCAGGAAGAGAAACAGTTCGTGCAATGGATATTCTTTTCCCTGGAATTGGAGAAATCGTTGGTGGTTCTGAAAGAGAAGAGCGTTACGATGTTTTGGTTGAAAAAATGAAAGCTTTAAACATCGACGAAGAAGAATTATACTGGTATTTAGACACCAGAAGATTTGGTTCTGCCACTCACGCAGGTTTCGGATTAGGATTTGAGCGTTTGGTATTGTTTGTAACAGGAATGACAAATATTAGAGACGTAATTCCTTTCCCAAGAACTCCTGGTAGTGCGGAATTTTAA
- a CDS encoding histidine kinase produces the protein MQDNNTTTFIFLAILLLLIVIICFMMYQLMQTKKAKEDAEKSFYALEVKVNDLQLENLESKLNPHLFKNILNSIQSHAYQTYFALDKLANVLDYILYESKKKFVTAKEEIDFALNLIEINKIKISPLFELKVKTNINQDDKLYDQPLLAPLISIDLIENAFKHADLQSADAFISVVFEFKDNAFFMTVSNKISDKKVLKKERSGFGHATLEHRLRIIYKNNFKLDKFIENDVYIAHLKIDLLEYKTEMLASGR, from the coding sequence ATGCAGGATAACAATACCACAACTTTTATTTTCTTAGCAATTCTGCTGCTCTTGATCGTCATAATTTGTTTTATGATGTATCAATTAATGCAGACTAAAAAAGCAAAAGAAGATGCAGAAAAAAGTTTTTATGCTTTAGAGGTAAAGGTGAATGATCTGCAGCTGGAGAATCTGGAGTCAAAATTAAATCCGCATTTATTCAAGAATATTCTAAATTCAATTCAGTCGCATGCATATCAGACTTATTTTGCTTTAGATAAACTCGCCAATGTTTTGGATTATATTCTATACGAAAGCAAAAAGAAATTTGTAACGGCAAAAGAAGAGATTGATTTTGCGTTGAATTTAATCGAAATCAATAAAATCAAAATCAGTCCGCTTTTTGAATTAAAAGTTAAAACTAATATTAATCAAGATGATAAATTATACGATCAGCCACTATTGGCGCCGTTAATTTCTATTGATTTAATCGAAAATGCTTTTAAACATGCTGATCTTCAAAGTGCAGATGCTTTTATTTCTGTTGTTTTTGAGTTTAAAGACAATGCTTTTTTTATGACGGTTTCGAATAAAATCTCCGATAAAAAAGTGCTCAAAAAGGAGCGAAGCGGTTTTGGACATGCCACTCTGGAGCATCGTCTTCGAATTATTTATAAGAATAATTTCAAACTCGATAAGTTTATAGAAAACGATGTTTATATTGCTCATCTAAAAATTGATTTACTTGAATACAAAACTGAAATGCTTGCTTCTGGACGATGA
- the rpoN gene encoding RNA polymerase factor sigma-54, which translates to MLKQFLNLKLSQKLSPQQIQLMKLIQLPTQAFEQRLLEEMNENPALEAGKEDEYEADEFANEDYDDYDDAESDRIEADDINIDEYLSDDDTPDYKTQVNNYSDDEERETPFASPISFHQDLINQLNTFILNDEEREIAEFLVGSIDDMGYIRRSVPDIVDDMAFTQGIYTDEAMVEKMMTVIHELEPSGVGARDLQECLLLQLKHKTPTEYVDLAIDIIENQFDAFTKKHYDKLLQKYSVSNEQLKKAIHEIERLNPKPGGSYTGNNKVTENVVPDFAIRIVDGELELTLNGRNAPSLHVSKDYQEMMQTYKDSRDKSSAQKDAVQFIKQKLDSAKWFIDAIRQRQETLFVTMNAIMHYQEEYFLDGDETKLKPMILKDIADMVGLDISTISRVANSKYVETPYGTKLIKEFFSEAMKNDQGEDVSTLEIKKILKNTIEEEDKKKPLPDDQLAEILKEKGYPIARRTIAKYREQLDIPVARMRKKI; encoded by the coding sequence ATGCTAAAGCAATTTTTAAATTTAAAATTATCCCAAAAATTATCTCCACAGCAAATTCAGCTGATGAAGTTAATTCAATTGCCTACGCAAGCTTTTGAGCAACGTTTATTAGAAGAAATGAACGAAAATCCGGCTCTGGAAGCTGGAAAAGAAGATGAATACGAAGCAGATGAATTCGCAAATGAAGACTACGACGATTATGATGATGCAGAATCTGACAGAATCGAAGCAGACGACATTAATATCGATGAATATTTAAGCGACGACGATACACCTGATTACAAAACTCAGGTGAATAATTACAGTGACGACGAAGAACGTGAAACTCCATTTGCTTCTCCAATTAGTTTTCATCAGGATTTAATCAATCAGTTAAATACTTTTATTTTAAATGATGAAGAACGCGAAATCGCCGAATTCCTTGTGGGAAGTATTGATGATATGGGTTACATCCGCAGAAGCGTTCCAGATATTGTAGACGACATGGCTTTTACTCAGGGAATTTATACTGATGAAGCAATGGTCGAAAAAATGATGACCGTGATTCACGAATTAGAACCTTCTGGAGTTGGTGCACGAGATTTACAGGAATGTTTACTGCTTCAGTTAAAACACAAAACACCAACTGAATATGTTGATCTAGCGATCGATATTATCGAAAATCAGTTTGATGCTTTTACGAAAAAACATTACGATAAACTACTACAGAAATACAGCGTTTCTAACGAACAGCTTAAAAAAGCAATTCACGAAATTGAAAGACTAAACCCTAAACCGGGCGGATCTTATACTGGAAACAATAAAGTAACTGAAAATGTGGTTCCTGATTTCGCAATCAGAATTGTTGATGGCGAACTTGAATTGACTTTAAACGGGAGAAATGCTCCTTCCCTGCATGTTTCTAAGGATTATCAGGAAATGATGCAGACGTATAAAGATTCTCGTGATAAATCATCGGCTCAAAAAGATGCTGTTCAATTTATCAAACAAAAACTAGATTCTGCAAAATGGTTTATCGATGCGATTAGACAGCGTCAGGAAACACTATTTGTAACGATGAATGCAATTATGCATTATCAGGAAGAATATTTCTTAGATGGTGACGAAACCAAACTAAAACCAATGATCTTGAAAGATATTGCGGATATGGTTGGTTTGGATATTTCGACAATTTCGCGCGTAGCGAACAGCAAGTATGTTGAAACACCATACGGAACAAAACTAATCAAAGAATTTTTCTCTGAAGCGATGAAAAATGATCAAGGTGAAGATGTTTCGACTTTGGAAATCAAAAAAATTCTGAAGAATACAATCGAAGAAGAAGACAAAAAGAAACCGCTTCCAGACGATCAATTGGCTGAAATCTTAAAAGAAAAAGGATATCCAATTGCAAGAAGAACGATTGCAAAATATCGTGAGCAGCTTGATATTCCAGTTGCAAGAATGAGAAAGAAGATTTAG
- a CDS encoding LytTR family DNA-binding domain-containing protein has product MNTKLKCLLLDDELPGLTYLKMLCEQIPELEIVKTYNNPQKLLSDISDLDFDLLISDIEMPGMDGLHLAEMLDDKLVIFCTAYKDYAADAFNIDAVDYITKPVKLERLQKAVSKAFERFDKPDSAKKFIQLNTDKGKTLLYFNKIQYIKTAVSDSRDKTVLLSDGSFLNLKNVKFDTLLNELPEADFCRINKKEIVAVKAIKFFNHNEIVLHHLEEKNKNTTLILSETYRSDFLKKVKI; this is encoded by the coding sequence TTGAATACAAAACTGAAATGCTTGCTTCTGGACGATGAGCTTCCTGGATTAACGTATCTTAAAATGCTTTGTGAACAAATTCCAGAACTGGAAATTGTAAAAACGTATAATAATCCGCAGAAACTTTTGTCTGATATTTCAGATCTGGATTTTGATCTCTTAATTTCTGATATCGAAATGCCAGGCATGGACGGTTTGCATTTGGCTGAAATGCTCGATGATAAATTGGTCATTTTTTGTACGGCTTATAAAGATTATGCCGCAGATGCTTTTAATATAGATGCAGTAGATTATATCACAAAACCTGTTAAATTGGAACGTCTGCAAAAAGCAGTCTCAAAAGCTTTTGAACGTTTTGATAAACCAGATTCGGCTAAAAAATTCATACAGTTGAATACAGATAAAGGAAAAACTTTGCTGTATTTTAATAAAATTCAATACATCAAAACGGCTGTAAGCGATAGCCGTGACAAAACGGTTCTGCTTTCTGACGGAAGTTTTCTGAATTTAAAAAACGTAAAATTCGACACCCTTTTAAACGAATTACCCGAAGCCGATTTCTGCCGAATAAACAAAAAAGAAATTGTGGCAGTAAAGGCAATAAAATTCTTTAATCATAATGAAATTGTATTGCATCATCTAGAAGAAAAAAATAAAAACACGACTTTAATTTTAAGCGAAACCTATCGTTCTGATTTTTTGAAGAAAGTGAAGATATAG
- a CDS encoding cation:proton antiporter: MNNIKNSLFYVTIIGGFTALIYWIISKGAALEVGRDIVKKKIESNHWNDFLHSMIENLQHPLAILLAQIVTIILVARLFGWFFRKIGQPSVIGEMIAGIVLGPSLVGMYFPEFSAALFPKESLGNLQFLSQIGLILFMFVIGMELDLKVLKNKAHDAVVISHASIVIPFALGLTLAYFIYHTFAPIGVEFSSFGLFMGIAMSITAFPVLARIVQERGMQKTKLGTIAITCAAADDITAWCILAVVIAIVKAGSFTSALYVIGLAILYVIIMLKIVRPFLKRVGDLNSTRESLNKPVVAIFFITLLISAYAAELIGIHALFGAFLAGAIMPENNKFRNIFIEKVEDVAIIVLLPLFFVFTGLRTQIGLLNDPELWKITGLIIAVAVAGKFFGSALAAKFVGQNWKDSLAIGALMNTRGLMELVVLNIGYDLGVLSTEIFTMMVIMALVTTFMTGPALDFIGFIFKDKATNVPQEIGSKSKYKILLSFATPERGKKLLKIANSLVKKQPDNSIVTAMHLSLSTEIHSFDVKDHERKMLVPIIEESNRLNQNIVSLFKVSNDIDTDIIDSANQGEYDLLLVGLGQSIFDGTLLGKILGFTTRIVNPDRLIDKFTGKEGLFENSPFDERTRHIIAKTRMPVGIFIDKDFEEINQVFMPVFSREDAFLIDYAKKLINNNGSQITVLDASGEVKNTRDIQETIRSIEQIAPNHIMIMHDRTIKKEFLDGQDLMIISLDSWKKLIESQSTWLNNTPSVLILKP, encoded by the coding sequence ATGAATAACATTAAAAACTCTTTATTCTACGTAACAATTATTGGAGGTTTTACCGCTCTAATATATTGGATAATTTCAAAGGGCGCAGCATTAGAAGTTGGACGCGATATTGTCAAGAAAAAAATAGAAAGTAATCATTGGAATGACTTCCTTCATTCAATGATCGAAAATTTACAGCATCCGCTGGCTATTTTATTAGCACAAATCGTGACTATTATTTTAGTAGCACGTTTATTTGGATGGTTTTTTAGAAAAATCGGACAGCCATCTGTAATTGGAGAAATGATTGCCGGAATTGTTTTAGGGCCATCTTTGGTCGGAATGTACTTTCCAGAATTCTCTGCGGCTTTATTCCCAAAAGAATCATTAGGAAATTTACAATTCTTAAGCCAGATTGGTTTAATACTTTTCATGTTCGTTATCGGGATGGAACTTGATTTGAAAGTACTGAAAAACAAAGCACACGATGCAGTTGTTATCAGCCATGCCAGTATCGTAATTCCGTTTGCTTTAGGATTAACATTGGCTTATTTCATTTATCACACTTTTGCCCCAATTGGTGTTGAGTTTTCTTCTTTCGGACTATTTATGGGAATTGCCATGAGTATTACTGCGTTTCCGGTTCTAGCGAGAATTGTTCAGGAACGCGGTATGCAGAAAACAAAACTCGGAACTATTGCCATTACTTGTGCCGCTGCAGATGATATTACTGCATGGTGTATTCTTGCCGTTGTAATTGCTATCGTAAAAGCAGGCTCATTTACAAGTGCATTATACGTGATTGGATTGGCGATTTTATACGTGATCATAATGTTGAAAATCGTTCGTCCGTTCCTAAAACGTGTTGGAGATTTAAATTCAACAAGAGAAAGTTTAAATAAACCAGTTGTTGCTATTTTCTTTATTACACTTTTAATTTCAGCTTATGCTGCAGAATTAATTGGAATTCATGCTTTATTTGGAGCTTTCCTTGCAGGAGCAATTATGCCTGAAAATAATAAATTCAGAAATATATTTATTGAGAAAGTAGAAGACGTTGCCATAATTGTATTATTGCCTTTATTCTTTGTGTTTACAGGTTTGCGTACGCAGATTGGTCTTTTAAACGATCCTGAATTATGGAAAATTACTGGATTAATTATAGCGGTTGCTGTTGCTGGTAAATTTTTCGGAAGTGCGTTGGCAGCTAAATTTGTTGGACAAAATTGGAAAGATAGTTTGGCAATTGGAGCTTTGATGAATACAAGAGGTTTAATGGAACTTGTAGTTTTAAATATTGGATATGATCTTGGAGTTTTGTCAACAGAGATTTTTACCATGATGGTAATTATGGCTTTGGTAACTACTTTTATGACAGGCCCAGCTTTAGATTTTATAGGCTTTATTTTTAAAGACAAAGCGACGAATGTACCGCAGGAAATTGGAAGTAAGAGCAAATATAAAATCCTGCTTTCGTTTGCAACTCCAGAAAGAGGGAAAAAACTTTTAAAAATTGCCAACAGTTTGGTTAAAAAACAACCAGATAATTCAATTGTAACAGCAATGCACTTGTCTTTAAGTACAGAAATTCACTCTTTTGATGTGAAAGATCATGAACGTAAAATGTTAGTTCCGATTATCGAGGAATCCAACCGATTGAATCAAAATATTGTGAGTCTTTTTAAAGTTTCTAATGATATAGATACGGATATTATTGATTCGGCAAACCAAGGAGAATATGACTTATTATTGGTTGGTTTAGGACAATCTATTTTTGATGGAACTTTACTTGGAAAGATTCTTGGTTTTACAACCCGAATAGTAAATCCAGATCGTTTAATCGATAAATTCACAGGAAAAGAAGGATTGTTTGAAAATTCTCCTTTTGACGAAAGAACCCGTCATATTATTGCAAAAACGAGAATGCCGGTTGGTATTTTTATCGATAAAGATTTTGAAGAAATAAATCAGGTTTTTATGCCTGTATTCAGTAGAGAAGATGCTTTTTTAATTGATTATGCTAAAAAACTAATCAATAATAACGGTTCACAGATTACAGTTTTAGATGCCAGCGGTGAAGTAAAAAACACTCGTGATATTCAGGAAACTATCCGATCTATCGAACAGATTGCGCCAAATCATATTATGATTATGCATGATAGAACAATTAAAAAAGAATTTTTAGATGGTCAAGACTTAATGATTATAAGTTTAGACAGCTGGAAAAAATTAATTGAATCTCAAAGTACTTGGCTGAACAATACACCTTCAGTCCTGATTTTGAAACCATAA